A single genomic interval of Miscanthus floridulus cultivar M001 unplaced genomic scaffold, ASM1932011v1 os_2617_1, whole genome shotgun sequence harbors:
- the LOC136535202 gene encoding polygalacturonase-like, whose translation MSGTLEAARASNGTSADGTDRYSRSLGANGSASAPRGRLLGSSSQSVFSLDSYGARGDGSHDDTQALARAWKAACTSPRPAVLLVPSSKRYLLKVVSLSGPFKSNVTFTVKGTLVASPNRADWSDKDRSHWIVFRSVNKLTVNGGGAIDGNGDKWWPHSCKINKALPCKEAPTTLSFHYCTNLRVEDLEIMNSKQIHMSVEDCTNVQLERLSITAPGTSPNTDGIHITRSKDVWVTDCKIKTGDDCMSIENGTHNLHVSKVVCGPGHGISIGSLGDDNSRAEVSGITIDSVQLYGTTNGARIKTYQGGSGYARDITFENMIMYNVKNPIIIDQNYCDKAKPCGEQRSAVQVSNVVFKNIRGTTITKDAIKMNCSKNFPCQGNTLQNIDLKMQGGMGNTESTCQNAKWSKSGTVHPQPCTATK comes from the exons ATGTCCGGCACTCTTGAGGCTGCAAGAGCGAGCAATGGCACCTCGGCTGACGGCACAGACCGCTACTCGCGCAGCCTTGGCGCCAATGGATCTGCCAGCGCGCCCAGGGGCCGGTTGCTGGGGTCGTCGTCGCAGAGCGTGTTCAGCCTCGACAGCTACGGCGCCCGCGGCGACGGGAGCCACGACGACACGCAGGCGCTGGCAAGAGCGTGGAAGGCAGCGTGCACCTCACCGCGGCCGGCTGTCCTGCTTGTCCCTAGTTCCAAGCGCTACCTACTCAAGGTCGTCAGTCTTTCTGGCCCGTTCAAGTCAAACGTCACGTTCACGGTGAAAGGCACGCTGGTGGCGTCGCCGAATAGAGCGGACTGGAGCGACAAGGACAGGAGCCACTGGATCGTGTTCCGAAGCGTAAACAAGCTCACCGTCAATGGTGGTGGCGCCATCGATGGCAACGGCGACAAGTGGTGGCCGCACTCgtgcaagatcaacaaggctCTG CCTTGCAAGGAAGCTCCAACGACTTTGTCGTTCCACTATTGCACCAATTTGAGGGTGGAGGATCTGGAAATTATGAACAGTAAACAGATCCACATGTCGGTCGAGGATTGCACCAATGTGCAACTCGAAAGGTTGTCCATCACAGCGCCCGGCACGAGCCCTAACACTGACGGCATCCATATCACTCGAAGCAAAGATGTATGGGTCACAGACTGCAAGATCAAGACTG GAGATGACTGCATGTCAATCGAGAACGGGACCCATAATCTTCATGTCTCCAAAGTAGTTTGTGGTCCTGGGCACGGGATCAGCATTGGAAGCTTGGGAGATGACAACTCAAGAGCTGAAGTCTCTGGCATTACCATAGATTCAGTGCAACTATATGGCACAACCAATGGAGCACGCATCAAGACATACCAGGGAGGAAGTGGATACGCCAGGGACATCACATTCGAAAACATGATCATGTACAATGTCAAGAACCCGATAATCATCGACCAGAACTACTGCGACAAGGCTAAGCCATGCGGGGAACAAAGATCAGCAGTGCAGGTCAGCAATGTTGTCTTCAAGAACATTAGAGGGACAACCATTACCAAGGATGCCATCAAGATGAACTGTAGCAAGAATTTCCCATGCCAAGGCAATACCTTGCAGAACATCGACCTGAAAATGCAGGGTGGCATGGGCAACACAGAAAGCACATGTCAAAATGCAAAATGGAGTAAATCTGGGACTGTTCACCCGCAACCTTGCACTGCCACAAAGTAG
- the LOC136535203 gene encoding chaperonin-like RbcX protein 2, chloroplastic, giving the protein MAGVQVTPAAVGRAPSGGSVSGVGSTTGLFAGDWRRKARRPACSVWALRQNRSSSRSKGGLGIVCNLAGQYEDSFDDVQRQLMNYFTYKAVRTVLTQLYELNPPSYRWFYNFVAVNKPTDGKHFLRALSKERQELAERVMITRLHLYGKWIKKCDHANTYEKISDENLTLMRERLMETVIWPTDDTNTEKIG; this is encoded by the exons ATGGCCGGAGTCCAGGTGACGCCGGCGGCCGTGGGGCGAGCGCCGTCGGGCGGTTCGGTGTCAGGGGTGGGTAGCACCACCGGCTTGTTCGCCGGCGACTGGAGGAGGAAGGCTCGCCGCCCGGCGTGCTCGGTCTGGGCGCTCAGGCAGAACcggagcagcagcaggagcaaGGGCGGCCTCGGCATCGTCTGCAACCTCGCGGGACAGTACGAGGATAGCTTTGACGACGTCCAGCGG CAACTGATGAATTACTTCACCTACAAAGCCGTGAGGACCGTGCTGACCCAGCTCTACGAGTTGAACCCACCAAGCTACCGTTGGTTCTACAA CTTCGTTGCTGTCAACAAACCTACTGACGGCAAGCATTTCCTCCGTGCTCTCAGCAAG GAGAGGCAGGAGCTTGCAGAGCGAGTGATGATCACCAGGCTTCACCTATATGGAAAATGGATCAAG AAATGTGACCACGCAAACACGTACGAGAAGATCTCTGACGAGAACCTGACGCTGATGCGAGAGCGGCTCATGGAGACGGTCATCTGGCCAACCGACGACACCAACACAGAGAAGATCGGCTGA
- the LOC136535199 gene encoding small ribosomal subunit protein uS5x-like, which yields MAERGGERGGERGGFGRGGERGGFGRGFGRGGRGDRGGRRGGRRGPRQEEEKWVPVTKLGRLVKEGRINKIEEIYLHSLPVKEHQIVETLVPGLKDEVMKITPVQKQTRAGQRTRFKAFVVVGDGDGHVGLGVKCAKEVATAIRGAIILAKLSIVPVRRGYWGNKIGQPHTVPCKVTGKCGSVTVRMVPAPRGSGIVAARVPKKVLQFAGIEDVFTSSRGSTKTLGNFVKATFDCLMKTYGFLTPEFWTQTKFSMTPFQQFTDLLGKPTKGLVLEAPTETVEA from the exons ATGGCGGAGCGCGGCGGCGAGCGTGGCGGCGAGCGCGGCGGGTTCGGCCGTGGCGGCGAGCGCGGCGGGTTCGGCCGTGGCTTCGGGCGCGGTGGGCGCGGCGACCGTGGCGGGCGCCGCGGCGGGCGTCGTGGTCCGCGTCAGGAGGAAGAGAAGTGGGTCCCCGTCACCAAGCTCGGCCGCCTCGTCAAGGAGGGCAGGATTAACAAGATCGAGGAGATCTACCTCCACTCGCTCCCCGTCAAGGAGCACCAGATCGTCGAGACCCTCGTCCCGGGGCTCAAGGACGAGGTCATGAAGATCACGCCCGTGCAGAAGCAGACCCGGGCTGGGCAGCGCACCCGCTTCAAGGCCTTCGTCGTCGTCGGCGATGGCGACGGCCACGTCGGCCTGGGAGTCAAGTGTGCCAAGGAGGTGGCCACCGCCATCCGTGGCGCCATCATCctcgccaagctctccatcgtcCCCGTTAGGAGGGGTTACTGGGGTAACAAGATCGGACAGCCGCACACCGTGCCGTGCAAGGTCACCGGTAAGTGTGGTTCCGTCACCGTCCGCATGGTGCCCGCGCCCAGGGGTTCTGGCATCGTCGCCGCTCGCGTGCccaagaaggtgctgcagttcgCTGGCATTGAGGATGTCTTCACCTCGTCCCGTGGCTCCACTAAGACCCTTGGCAACTTCGTCAAG GCAACCTTCGACTGCTTGATGAAGACCTATGGCTTCCTTACTCCTGAATTCTGGACTCAGACCAAATTCTCCATGACTCCATTCCAGCAGTTCACGGACCTCCTGGGAAAGCCCACCAAGGGTCTTGTGCTTGAGGCCCCAACTGAGACAGTAGAGGCGTAG
- the LOC136535200 gene encoding protein TEEBE-like: MELPWGMLLLLLLVLSVSSSSSSSAAATLAVSAPPPAPPRHAQDAEGLLINGNFETAPRKLNKTLIVGRHSLPGWTVQGHVEYVSGGPQPGGMFFAVPHGVHALRLGSRSSASQNVTVRPGALYALTFAATRTCAQDESLRVAVSPSLSAPADVAVRTLYSGASADTWAWGFRASSPVAQVTFANPGVQEDAACGPLLDAVAIKELPAPYPTKDNLIKNDGFEIGPQVLKNSTVGVLLPPKQKDATSPLPGWIIESLKAARFIDAAHFSVPAGQYAVELVAGRESAIAQVIRTVPNRAYNLSFAVGDAKNGCHGSMLVEAFAGNVTQKVPFESAGKGGFKAAAFRFVAAAAWTRLTFYSSYYHTKVTDGVSLCGPVLDQVKVVPVKA, encoded by the exons ATGGAGCTTCCATGGggaatgctgctgctgctgctgctggtcctctccgtctcctcctcgtcctcctcctcggctgccgccacgctcgccgTCAGTGCTCCGCCCCCAGCCCCACCTCGTCATGCTCAAGACGCTGAAG GGCTGCTCATCAACGGTAACTTCGAGACGGCGCCGAGGAAGCTGAACAAGACCCTCATCGTGGGCCGGCACTCGCTGCCGGGGTGGACGGTGCAGGGTCACGTGGAGTACGTCTCGGGCGGGCCGCAGCCCGGGGGCATGTTCTTCGCGGTGCCGCACGGCGTGCACGCGCTCCGCCTCGGCAGCCGCTCGTCGGCGTCGCAGAACGTGACGGTGCGGCCGGGCGCGCTGTACGCGCTGACGTTCGCGGCGACGCGGACGTGCGCGCAGGACGAGTCCCTGCGCGTGGCGGTGTCGCCGTCGCTCTCGGCGCCCGCCGACGTCGCCGTGCGCACGCTCTACAGCGGCGCGTCCGCCGACACCTGGGCCTGGGGGTTCCGCGCCTCCTCCCCCGTCGCGCAGGTCACGTTCGCCAACCCCGGCGTGCAGGAGGACGCCGCGTGCGGCCCGCTGCTGGACGCCGTCGCCATCAAGGAGCTGCCCGCGCCATACCCGACCAAAG ACAACCTGATCAAGAACGACGGGTTCGAGATCGGTCCCCAGGTGCTGAAGAACTCGACGGTGGGCGTGCTGCTTCCCCCGAAGCAGAAGGACGCGACGTCGCCGCTGCCCGGGTGGATCATCGAGTCGCTCAAGGCGGCGCGGTTCATCGACGCGGCCCACTTCTCTGTCCCAGCGGGGCAGTACGCGGTGGAGCTGGTGGCCGGGCGGGAGAGCGCCATCGCGCAGGTGATCCGCACCGTGCCGAACCGCGCCTACAACCTGTCGTTCGCCGTGGGCGACGCCAAGAACGGCTGCCACGGGTCCATGCTGGTGGAGGCGTTCGCGGGCAACGTGACGCAGAAGGTGCCGTTCGAGTCCGCCGGGAAGGGTGGGTTCAAGGCGGCGGCGTTCAGGttcgtggccgccgccgcctggaCCCGCCTCACCTTCTACAGCTCCTACTACCACACCAAGGTCACCGACGGCGTCTCGCTCTGCGGCCCCGTGCTGGACCAGGTCAAGGTCGTGCCCGTCAAGGCGTAG